Proteins from a single region of Abyssalbus ytuae:
- a CDS encoding sialate O-acetylesterase codes for MKSPIITIMFFFLSFVYSQEDISKSYFPKTEEKVDKMPPKENVWIFIMAGQSNMAGRARISPSDTIPNSRVITINKNNEWVYAKEPLHFYEPEKAGLDCGLSFGNELAKRTRDHITIALIPCAVGGSSAKQWLNDQIHRDVKLLSNFKEKVDLAKQYGTIKGILWHQGESDAVPSALPAYKERLPQLFKIFRDYIENPDMIIMAANLGLFASEYDQIRWDAINAVINLMPYKDRKLYPVSSQGLTDKGDKLHFDANSQRELGKRFALTYISVLSRKK; via the coding sequence ATGAAAAGCCCCATAATTACCATCATGTTTTTCTTTCTGTCATTTGTATATAGCCAGGAAGATATCAGCAAGTCATATTTTCCGAAAACGGAAGAAAAAGTTGACAAAATGCCTCCAAAAGAAAATGTCTGGATATTTATAATGGCAGGCCAGTCTAATATGGCAGGAAGAGCTCGCATAAGCCCCTCCGATACTATCCCGAATTCCAGGGTAATCACCATAAATAAAAATAATGAATGGGTGTATGCAAAAGAACCTCTTCATTTTTATGAACCCGAAAAAGCAGGCCTGGATTGCGGGTTAAGTTTTGGCAACGAACTGGCCAAACGCACCAGGGATCATATTACTATTGCCCTTATTCCTTGTGCTGTTGGAGGCAGCTCAGCAAAACAATGGCTTAATGATCAAATACACCGAGATGTAAAACTACTGAGCAATTTTAAAGAAAAAGTTGACTTAGCCAAACAGTACGGAACTATAAAAGGTATTTTATGGCACCAGGGAGAAAGTGATGCCGTTCCCAGTGCTCTGCCGGCATATAAAGAAAGACTACCTCAACTTTTTAAAATTTTTAGAGATTATATAGAAAACCCCGATATGATTATTATGGCAGCCAATTTAGGTTTATTTGCTTCCGAATACGATCAAATAAGGTGGGATGCTATTAATGCAGTAATAAATTTAATGCCGTATAAAGACAGAAAACTATATCCTGTAAGTAGCCAGGGCCTCACTGATAAAGGAGATAAACTTCATTTTGATGCAAACTCCCAAAGAGAGCTGGGAAAACGTTTTGCACTTACTTACATATCTGTCCTGAGCAGAAAAAAATAA
- the pheT gene encoding phenylalanine--tRNA ligase subunit beta, which translates to MKISYNWLKQFIELDWEVEKTAELLTNLGLEVEGVEVFESVKGGLKGVVTGHVLECIKHPDADKLSLTKVDLGSGEPVQIVCGAPNVAVGQKVPVATIGTRLYNEKGEEWEIRKGKIRGQESYGMICAEDELGLGKSHDGIMILDDSLVPGTPCADIFQIENDHVFEIGLTPNRADAMSHFGVARDLRAGLIQQEEKLELITPLVSNFRVDNRTLKIDVDVDNKELCPRYCGVTISGIKVAESPAWLKNRLKAIGLAPKNNVVDVTNYVLHGLGQPLHAFDASVIAGNKIEVKTVTSGTKFTTLDGVERELHEEDLMICDAEKPLCIAGVFGGLNSGVTENTRSIFLESAYFNPVSVRKTAKRHGLNTDASFRFERGIDIENVDYALKRAALLIQEIAGGEITSEIVDFYPNKFEDFQVFLAFEKVNKLIGQEIPKDKIKSILMSLDIKINNVTETGLGLTIPSYRVDVLREADVIEEILRIYGYNNIEFTSKLNASISQTSIYDDYKIQNIAGNQLASLGFFEMMANSLTSPEYVQLTENLKEENNVEMLNPLSNDLAVMRQSLLFSGLEAVSYNINRKKSNIKLFEFGKTYHNFQNERVENKHLTLLVSGNKNLSNWNVNDQKGDFFYMKGIITSILQRLGVEKLKTAPVKNDVFSEGIMLSLGKTRLVEFGTVKNKILKHFDIKQEVLYADFNWDNILQIVTYNKIKYTDIPKYPEVKRDLALLLDQNVTFEEIHNIANQSERKLLKDISLFDVYEGENLPEGKKSYAVSFVLQDDEKTLNDKQIDKIMSKLQQSFEKQLGAELR; encoded by the coding sequence GTGAAAATATCATACAACTGGTTAAAACAATTTATTGAACTTGATTGGGAGGTAGAAAAAACTGCTGAGTTATTAACCAATTTAGGACTCGAAGTAGAAGGAGTGGAAGTTTTTGAATCTGTAAAAGGTGGCTTAAAAGGTGTGGTAACAGGCCATGTTTTAGAATGTATAAAGCACCCTGATGCCGACAAATTAAGCTTAACTAAAGTTGACCTTGGCTCCGGGGAACCTGTACAAATTGTTTGCGGTGCTCCTAATGTTGCTGTCGGCCAAAAAGTTCCGGTAGCTACAATAGGTACTAGACTTTACAATGAAAAAGGTGAAGAATGGGAAATTAGAAAAGGAAAAATAAGAGGCCAGGAAAGCTACGGAATGATATGTGCCGAAGACGAGCTGGGACTGGGAAAATCACATGACGGTATAATGATATTGGATGATTCCTTAGTACCCGGTACACCTTGCGCCGATATTTTTCAAATTGAAAATGATCATGTATTCGAAATTGGCCTTACTCCCAACCGAGCCGATGCCATGAGCCATTTCGGAGTGGCCCGCGACCTCAGGGCCGGCTTAATTCAACAAGAAGAAAAACTTGAACTTATAACCCCGCTTGTAAGTAATTTCAGGGTTGATAACCGAACCCTTAAAATTGATGTTGACGTAGACAATAAAGAATTATGCCCGCGCTATTGCGGAGTAACCATTTCCGGAATAAAAGTAGCAGAATCGCCTGCCTGGCTAAAAAACAGGTTAAAAGCAATAGGCTTGGCACCCAAAAATAATGTAGTAGATGTAACAAACTATGTTTTACACGGGTTAGGCCAGCCTTTGCATGCTTTTGATGCATCAGTTATAGCGGGAAACAAAATTGAAGTTAAAACCGTAACATCCGGAACTAAGTTTACCACTTTAGACGGAGTTGAAAGAGAACTCCACGAAGAAGATTTAATGATTTGTGATGCCGAAAAACCCCTGTGTATTGCCGGAGTATTTGGCGGCTTAAACTCCGGAGTTACCGAAAACACCCGAAGTATCTTCCTGGAAAGTGCTTATTTTAATCCTGTTTCTGTTAGAAAAACTGCCAAAAGGCATGGTTTAAACACCGATGCATCATTTAGATTTGAAAGAGGAATAGACATTGAAAATGTAGACTATGCCTTAAAAAGAGCTGCTCTTTTAATACAGGAAATTGCCGGGGGTGAAATTACCAGCGAAATAGTTGATTTTTACCCTAACAAATTTGAGGATTTCCAGGTTTTCCTTGCTTTCGAGAAAGTAAATAAGTTAATAGGACAGGAAATTCCTAAAGACAAAATAAAATCAATTTTAATGTCATTAGATATTAAAATTAATAACGTTACCGAAACAGGGCTGGGTTTAACCATCCCTTCCTACAGGGTAGATGTGCTTCGTGAAGCAGATGTAATTGAAGAAATTTTACGCATTTACGGGTATAATAATATTGAATTTACCTCCAAATTGAATGCTTCCATTTCCCAAACTTCAATATATGATGACTATAAAATTCAAAATATTGCAGGAAACCAATTAGCTTCACTCGGATTTTTCGAAATGATGGCCAATTCATTGACCTCTCCCGAATACGTTCAACTTACTGAAAATTTAAAAGAGGAAAACAATGTTGAGATGCTTAATCCGCTCAGTAATGACCTTGCTGTAATGAGACAATCATTATTGTTTTCCGGGTTAGAAGCCGTATCATATAATATAAACAGGAAAAAAAGCAATATAAAGCTTTTTGAATTTGGTAAAACGTACCATAATTTCCAAAATGAAAGAGTAGAAAACAAACATCTTACCCTGTTGGTATCCGGAAATAAAAACCTTAGTAACTGGAACGTCAATGACCAAAAAGGTGATTTCTTCTACATGAAAGGAATTATAACTTCAATATTGCAAAGGCTGGGAGTTGAAAAATTAAAAACCGCTCCTGTTAAAAACGACGTGTTTTCAGAAGGTATAATGTTAAGTTTAGGAAAAACCAGGCTGGTAGAATTCGGAACTGTCAAAAATAAAATCCTGAAGCATTTTGATATAAAACAGGAAGTTTTGTATGCCGATTTTAACTGGGATAATATTTTACAAATAGTAACCTATAATAAAATCAAATATACAGACATTCCCAAATATCCCGAAGTTAAAAGAGATCTTGCATTATTGCTGGATCAAAATGTAACATTTGAAGAAATTCATAACATTGCAAACCAGAGTGAACGTAAACTTTTAAAAGACATAAGTTTATTTGATGTTTATGAAGGAGAAAACCTTCCTGAGGGTAAAAAAAGCTATGCCGTTAGTTTTGTTTTACAGGACGATGAAAAAACACTCAACGATAAGCAAATAGATAAAATAATGAGTAAGCTCCAACAAAGTTTTGAAAAACAGTTAGGAGCCGAATTACGATAA
- a CDS encoding glycoside hydrolase family 43 protein, with protein MNIRTLFYFSFFIPLFFYLNSCKTKEEAKLKPVQPQTYTNPILTGFYPDPSICNDGKGNYYLVNSTFAYYPGIPIFHSTDLVNWNQIGHVLNRPEQLDLEGYRVTRAIFAPAISYNKGTFYLTCTLVDGKGNFVVTAKNPEGPWSNPKWLPEIKGIDPSLFFDDNGKSYIVYNSDAPDNKPEYDGHRTIRVNEFDKDSLKVISENRILVNGGVNFSEKPIWAEGPHIYKINDYYYLMTAEGGTAVNHTEVIYRTHHLDSTFVPYENNPILTQKHLDPTRKNPVTSAGHADLIQTKEGEWYGVFLACRPYEGDFYNTGRETFLAPVKWENNWPVFDLDGEEIKYKYPLPKNTKIDTTLFPLNNNFGFKENFEEPELKFHWTFLRTVKTPWYNLHEKQGYLTIKTRPETVSGTSNPSFIAHRQQHLKGNVSTEFIFEPKKENEKAGLIIFQNETHYYYLCKSLKNNIPVVQLYQSNGKDMELLATKELKAGLPELALRIEADFSKYHFYYKENKQWISLKKDIDAKFLSTHIAGGFVGAVYAMYTTSLGEPGHNQASYNWFEYTGHDPVYTE; from the coding sequence ATGAATATCAGGACCCTATTTTACTTTTCATTTTTCATTCCGCTCTTCTTTTATTTAAATAGTTGTAAAACCAAAGAAGAAGCTAAATTGAAACCTGTACAACCCCAAACATATACTAACCCAATACTCACAGGTTTTTACCCTGACCCCAGTATTTGCAATGACGGAAAAGGCAACTATTATTTAGTAAATTCAACATTTGCCTACTATCCGGGAATTCCTATTTTTCACAGTACTGATTTGGTTAACTGGAACCAAATTGGCCATGTTTTAAACAGGCCCGAACAATTAGACCTCGAAGGATACAGGGTTACAAGGGCTATTTTCGCCCCGGCCATAAGTTATAACAAGGGTACTTTTTACCTAACCTGTACCCTGGTTGACGGAAAAGGAAATTTTGTAGTTACGGCTAAAAATCCGGAAGGCCCGTGGAGTAATCCAAAATGGTTACCTGAAATAAAAGGTATAGACCCTTCATTATTTTTTGATGACAACGGCAAAAGCTATATTGTTTACAACAGTGATGCACCCGACAATAAACCGGAATATGACGGACACAGAACCATAAGAGTAAACGAATTTGACAAAGACAGTTTAAAAGTAATAAGTGAAAACAGAATACTGGTAAACGGCGGGGTAAACTTCAGCGAAAAACCAATTTGGGCAGAAGGGCCTCATATTTATAAAATAAATGACTACTACTATTTAATGACAGCCGAAGGCGGTACTGCTGTAAACCACACCGAAGTAATTTACAGAACTCATCATCTTGACAGTACGTTTGTACCCTATGAAAACAATCCTATATTAACACAAAAACACCTTGACCCCACAAGAAAAAATCCTGTTACTTCTGCCGGGCATGCAGATTTGATTCAGACAAAAGAAGGAGAATGGTATGGGGTCTTTTTGGCCTGCAGGCCCTATGAAGGTGATTTTTATAATACCGGAAGAGAAACTTTTTTAGCCCCTGTAAAATGGGAAAATAACTGGCCTGTGTTCGATTTAGATGGTGAGGAAATAAAATACAAATACCCTCTCCCGAAAAATACAAAAATTGACACTACCCTTTTTCCGCTAAACAACAATTTTGGTTTTAAAGAAAATTTTGAGGAACCTGAATTAAAATTTCACTGGACATTTCTGAGAACAGTAAAAACCCCCTGGTATAATCTCCATGAAAAACAAGGCTATTTAACCATAAAAACAAGGCCTGAAACAGTTTCAGGAACCTCAAACCCAAGTTTTATAGCTCACAGGCAACAACATTTAAAAGGAAATGTATCCACAGAATTTATCTTTGAACCCAAGAAAGAAAATGAAAAAGCCGGTCTTATTATTTTTCAGAATGAAACACATTACTACTACCTCTGTAAATCGTTAAAAAATAATATCCCTGTCGTACAACTCTATCAATCAAACGGGAAGGATATGGAGTTATTGGCAACCAAAGAACTAAAGGCCGGTTTACCGGAGTTAGCCTTAAGAATAGAAGCAGATTTTAGTAAATACCATTTCTATTATAAAGAAAACAAGCAATGGATTTCCCTAAAAAAAGACATAGACGCTAAATTTCTAAGTACACACATTGCCGGCGGATTTGTTGGTGCCGTATATGCAATGTACACAACATCACTGGGAGAACCAGGCCATAACCAGGCCTCTTACAATTGGTTTGAATATACAGGACACGATCCTGTTTACACCGAATAA